In the Carboxydothermus hydrogenoformans Z-2901 genome, one interval contains:
- a CDS encoding TrmB family transcriptional regulator, which yields MLEKLKALGFSEYEAKAYLALLNLGEATGYEVAKNSGIPRSMIYQTLNKLIEKGAVQKIQGEPVKYLAEPPPEYLERLKEEFSLKISEAKKALEALTPPGAKERVIHLNGEQIAGRIREMLQKATKNIKLLASMAMVLPYQELLENARQRQVAVELTLIGKGEELQEFDPVILTPEKTVLKKRGSLGFQLIIDDDELLLAEEGGENETIGIWTRHPVVVHLAEHHFFHHHDLPKLFNAFLSEIEPEVKEHYWKKIKELQQKLEL from the coding sequence TTGTTAGAAAAGTTAAAGGCTTTGGGCTTTAGTGAGTATGAGGCAAAAGCTTACCTTGCTTTACTAAACTTGGGGGAAGCTACCGGCTACGAGGTGGCCAAAAACTCCGGGATTCCCCGGTCAATGATATACCAGACCTTGAATAAGCTTATAGAAAAAGGTGCGGTGCAGAAAATTCAAGGTGAACCGGTAAAGTATCTGGCTGAACCGCCACCGGAATATTTGGAGCGGTTAAAAGAGGAGTTTTCCTTAAAAATTAGCGAAGCGAAAAAAGCTTTAGAAGCCTTAACTCCCCCAGGTGCGAAAGAAAGGGTAATCCATTTAAATGGTGAACAAATAGCCGGAAGAATTCGGGAAATGCTCCAGAAAGCAACGAAAAATATTAAATTACTGGCTTCAATGGCAATGGTTTTACCCTACCAGGAGCTGCTGGAAAACGCCAGGCAAAGGCAGGTGGCTGTCGAGTTAACATTGATTGGAAAGGGGGAAGAATTACAGGAATTTGATCCTGTAATCTTAACACCGGAAAAAACGGTTTTAAAAAAAAGAGGAAGCTTGGGGTTTCAGCTGATTATTGATGATGATGAGCTTCTTTTAGCTGAAGAAGGAGGGGAAAATGAGACTATTGGTATATGGACCAGGCATCCGGTAGTAGTCCATTTAGCAGAACACCATTTTTTCCATCATCATGACTTGCCCAAACTTTTTAATGCTTTTCTCAGTGAGATAGAACCAGAGGTTAAGGAACACTACTGGAAAAAGATTAAGGAGCTACAACAAAAACTTGAACTGTAA
- a CDS encoding helix-turn-helix domain-containing protein, translating into MEINTKAIGQRIREEREKLELSREEFAEILGLSDYYVGQLERGERQMSLPVLVNIAQCLHVSLDYLIFGSTPFEPSGVQENISFYNFLQNLDPELLSLLSKCSHDELELFKKLIKTILPYLGKKPVP; encoded by the coding sequence TTGGAAATCAATACTAAAGCTATCGGGCAAAGAATTCGGGAAGAAAGGGAAAAGCTTGAGCTTTCCCGGGAAGAATTTGCCGAAATTCTCGGGCTTTCGGATTATTACGTAGGACAATTAGAACGGGGAGAGCGGCAAATGAGCCTTCCCGTCTTAGTTAACATCGCCCAGTGCTTGCATGTATCTTTAGATTACCTTATCTTTGGAAGTACCCCTTTTGAACCGTCCGGAGTTCAGGAAAATATTTCATTTTATAATTTTTTGCAAAATCTTGATCCAGAATTGCTAAGCTTGCTTTCTAAATGCTCCCATGATGAATTGGAATTGTTCAAAAAGCTTATCAAAACCATCCTCCCTTATCTGGGTAAAAAGCCGGTCCCTTAA
- a CDS encoding HlyD family secretion protein, giving the protein MKKKFLAIVLVIVLLGAGYGIYAYLDSKNYVTTDDAKVTADIYSIGGKTGGKVKEVKVQEGDEVKAGELLVKFEDDLAKAQLEQAQAGLSAAQMQLKKVLKGARVEDVNAARALYEQALAGYNGAKESYEQLSKDIDDLQKKYDAVKPLLANPATPQEVKDQANELLKQIAQLKYQQLAAKTQMNTAQAGVKAAKSKLDLALNGAQLEDVKAVEAQVKAQEAALKLAKLNLDATEVKAPVKGEVVKVWVKPGEILAPGQAAVSLADFNNLYVTANILEKEISGVKVGASVKIYVDALGGKVLSGKVESIGRATQSTFNLFSADSFTGSFTKVSQRIPVKIKLLEKPEGLIPGLSVTVKIKK; this is encoded by the coding sequence TTGAAGAAAAAGTTTTTAGCAATAGTTTTGGTTATTGTGCTTTTAGGAGCTGGTTATGGAATTTATGCTTACCTTGACAGTAAAAATTACGTTACTACCGATGATGCCAAGGTGACTGCCGATATTTACAGTATTGGCGGCAAAACCGGCGGTAAAGTAAAGGAAGTGAAAGTTCAGGAAGGTGATGAGGTAAAAGCAGGTGAGCTTTTAGTAAAATTTGAGGATGATTTAGCTAAAGCTCAGTTAGAGCAGGCCCAGGCGGGATTAAGTGCAGCTCAGATGCAGTTAAAAAAGGTGTTAAAAGGAGCCAGGGTTGAGGATGTAAACGCAGCCAGGGCTTTATATGAACAAGCGCTGGCTGGCTATAATGGGGCCAAGGAATCATACGAGCAGCTAAGTAAAGACATAGATGACCTTCAGAAAAAATATGATGCTGTAAAGCCCTTACTGGCAAATCCAGCTACCCCCCAGGAGGTAAAAGACCAGGCCAATGAACTTTTAAAGCAAATTGCCCAGTTAAAGTACCAGCAGTTAGCGGCCAAGACCCAAATGAATACCGCGCAAGCCGGCGTAAAAGCTGCTAAAAGTAAACTTGATCTGGCCCTAAACGGTGCCCAGCTCGAAGACGTCAAAGCGGTAGAAGCTCAAGTTAAAGCCCAGGAAGCAGCTTTAAAACTTGCCAAATTAAACCTGGATGCGACCGAGGTAAAAGCACCGGTAAAAGGTGAGGTAGTCAAAGTCTGGGTAAAGCCCGGGGAAATTTTGGCTCCAGGCCAGGCTGCCGTATCCCTGGCGGACTTTAATAACCTCTACGTTACCGCTAACATCCTGGAGAAAGAGATAAGCGGAGTTAAGGTTGGAGCTTCGGTTAAAATTTACGTGGATGCTTTGGGGGGGAAAGTCTTATCCGGCAAGGTTGAATCTATAGGCCGGGCAACCCAATCGACCTTTAACCTCTTTTCCGCTGACAGTTTTACCGGAAGCTTTACGAAGGTAAGTCAACGGATACCGGTAAAAATTAAGCTTTTGGAAAAGCCGGAAGGGCTTATTCCGGGGCTTTCGGTAACGGTTAAAATTAAAAAATAA
- a CDS encoding GGDEF domain-containing protein → MFQVIWAIGLSLLFKEVSVQANTDALTGLFNRNYFNEKLYNIKTKGPISLILLDLDNFKNINDLYGHLAGDTVLQKVAEILKNVTRKVDIIVRWGGDEFAVVLWETTEQEALNIAQRIKTQIENYDFVFGQSRVRISVSIGIASMQESDLNDKDQLFKTADEALYLAKGKKKLITVST, encoded by the coding sequence ATGTTTCAGGTAATTTGGGCCATAGGGCTTAGTTTGCTTTTTAAAGAAGTAAGCGTTCAAGCAAATACCGACGCGCTTACCGGGCTATTTAATCGAAATTATTTTAATGAGAAGTTATACAATATAAAAACCAAAGGTCCAATTTCCTTAATTTTACTCGACCTTGATAATTTTAAAAATATAAACGACCTTTACGGGCACCTTGCAGGAGATACAGTATTGCAAAAGGTTGCCGAGATTCTAAAAAATGTTACCAGAAAAGTAGATATTATCGTGCGCTGGGGTGGAGATGAATTTGCGGTTGTGCTTTGGGAAACTACAGAACAGGAAGCTTTAAATATTGCCCAACGCATTAAAACCCAGATAGAAAATTATGATTTTGTTTTTGGGCAAAGTCGTGTTAGAATTTCCGTAAGTATTGGTATTGCTTCAATGCAGGAAAGCGACTTAAACGATAAAGACCAGCTTTTTAAAACTGCTGATGAGGCGCTTTATTTAGCCAAAGGAAAAAAGAAATTAATTACAGTAAGCACTTAA
- a CDS encoding ABC transporter substrate-binding protein → MVKKITFLGLIIGIIFIAGCEVGAQPEKAKWTVGILAASGIKAEKIVGLKQGLADLGIIEGKDINYIILNAEGEREQLLPLARKLVQEKPDVLVATGGVEADALKRAAKDQDTPIVFIGAASSVEGGLVKSFIEPGGQITGVDNYHAELAGKRLELLKKLLPSVNKVIVLYDPKVPPSYTSLKIVKDTAKDLGIEIKTIAVSSRAEFKTKLNQHSLKGFDAILPLSSFLLETLTQDLLNLSLQYKIPVMGIFEQEADRGYFAAYGVSMYNQGYQGARIVAKVLQGQQPEQIPVETPDNLELVVNLRTAKKLGLKLNATGLSFAKTVIK, encoded by the coding sequence ATGGTGAAAAAAATTACCTTTTTAGGATTAATAATCGGAATAATTTTTATAGCAGGCTGCGAGGTCGGTGCCCAACCGGAGAAAGCCAAATGGACTGTAGGGATCTTAGCTGCCAGCGGTATAAAGGCGGAAAAAATCGTGGGTCTTAAGCAAGGTTTAGCGGATTTAGGGATTATCGAGGGAAAAGATATTAACTATATTATTTTAAATGCCGAAGGTGAGCGGGAACAGCTGTTGCCTTTAGCCCGAAAGTTAGTCCAGGAGAAGCCGGATGTGCTGGTCGCCACCGGAGGTGTGGAAGCGGATGCCCTGAAAAGAGCAGCTAAGGATCAAGACACTCCCATTGTTTTTATCGGAGCTGCTTCTTCGGTAGAAGGTGGTCTGGTAAAAAGCTTTATCGAACCGGGAGGACAAATTACCGGGGTGGATAATTATCATGCGGAGCTGGCCGGAAAAAGGCTGGAGTTGTTGAAGAAGTTGCTGCCGTCGGTGAACAAGGTTATCGTTCTTTATGACCCTAAGGTACCTCCCAGTTATACCAGTTTGAAAATTGTTAAAGATACAGCAAAAGATTTGGGAATAGAAATAAAAACCATAGCAGTAAGTTCACGGGCTGAATTTAAAACGAAATTGAACCAACATTCCCTAAAAGGATTTGATGCTATTCTTCCTTTATCCAGTTTTTTGCTGGAAACTTTAACCCAGGATTTATTAAACCTTTCTCTGCAATATAAGATTCCGGTTATGGGTATTTTTGAGCAGGAGGCGGACCGGGGTTATTTTGCCGCTTATGGAGTTTCCATGTACAACCAGGGGTATCAGGGAGCCAGGATTGTAGCCAAAGTACTCCAGGGCCAGCAACCGGAACAGATTCCTGTAGAAACACCGGATAATCTGGAATTGGTGGTAAATCTGCGTACAGCAAAGAAGTTAGGACTTAAGCTTAATGCAACCGGATTGAGTTTTGCTAAAACTGTAATTAAGTAA
- a CDS encoding DHA2 family efflux MFS transporter permease subunit — MEHQRHNFGENKWLTMFVVVIGTFMAILDTSIVNIAIPKMMQVFAVGTEEIQWVLTGYMLVMGVVIPVTGYLGDTYGYKRLYIAALFFFTLGSALCGFAWSNNSMIAARVVQAIGGGMMMPASMTIIFNTFPKEERGMALGIWGISVMVAPAIGPTLSGYLVEYFNWRLIFTINIPIGLFGMVMALLFLKESVRRPHATFDLPGFITSSVGFFALLLALSKGTDWGWSSAKILFLFWLSALSLTLFTYFELKSPEPLLDLSVLKNPTFAMSLVITMINTMGLFGGLFLFPIFFENLRGYPPMDTGLIMLPAALASGLVMPIAGRLFDRFGAKPVVLFGLTLAIISSYGLSLTHINTELWWLQTLLIIRAMGIGFSMMPVNTAGMNALPNYQVGRASAINNTLRQVSSSLGVAIITTITQQRVAFHTARMVEGLNQASPVFQNTVNFLKSGLSFMGVSPLVSVKGAMGVIAMRLYQVAYAKAITDAILVTAFIMVFGVILTFFLKEERKNQEEKEKLPVAEF, encoded by the coding sequence TTGGAGCACCAGCGGCATAATTTTGGGGAAAATAAATGGCTTACCATGTTTGTGGTGGTTATAGGCACTTTCATGGCTATCCTCGACACCTCCATCGTCAATATTGCCATTCCCAAGATGATGCAGGTCTTTGCGGTGGGTACCGAAGAAATTCAGTGGGTTTTAACCGGTTATATGTTAGTGATGGGTGTGGTCATTCCCGTTACCGGCTACCTGGGCGATACTTACGGTTATAAAAGATTGTACATTGCTGCCCTCTTTTTCTTTACCTTGGGCTCTGCTTTATGTGGTTTTGCCTGGAGCAATAACTCGATGATTGCTGCCCGGGTAGTTCAGGCCATAGGCGGCGGGATGATGATGCCTGCGTCCATGACGATTATTTTCAATACCTTTCCCAAGGAAGAGCGGGGGATGGCGTTGGGGATCTGGGGGATATCGGTGATGGTAGCCCCGGCCATTGGTCCGACCTTAAGCGGCTATTTAGTGGAGTATTTTAACTGGCGGCTAATTTTTACCATTAACATTCCCATCGGTCTTTTTGGCATGGTCATGGCGCTTCTGTTTTTAAAAGAATCGGTGCGCCGGCCCCATGCTACCTTTGATTTACCAGGTTTTATCACCTCATCGGTGGGATTTTTTGCCCTCCTTTTAGCGCTGAGTAAAGGGACCGATTGGGGCTGGAGTTCGGCCAAAATACTGTTCCTTTTCTGGCTTTCTGCTTTATCGCTGACACTTTTTACTTATTTTGAACTTAAAAGCCCGGAGCCCCTTTTGGATTTAAGCGTTTTAAAAAATCCAACCTTTGCAATGAGTCTTGTCATTACCATGATTAATACCATGGGACTTTTTGGTGGCCTTTTTCTTTTTCCTATTTTCTTTGAAAATTTGCGGGGTTATCCGCCGATGGATACGGGGCTCATTATGCTTCCGGCGGCGTTGGCTTCGGGTTTGGTGATGCCTATTGCGGGACGTCTTTTTGACCGTTTTGGGGCAAAGCCGGTAGTGCTATTTGGATTAACCCTGGCGATTATAAGTTCCTATGGCCTATCTCTTACGCACATTAATACCGAACTCTGGTGGTTGCAAACTTTATTAATCATCCGGGCGATGGGGATTGGTTTTTCGATGATGCCGGTAAATACTGCTGGCATGAATGCTCTGCCTAATTATCAGGTGGGGAGGGCATCGGCCATCAATAATACCTTACGTCAGGTAAGTAGTTCTCTGGGGGTGGCGATTATCACCACAATTACCCAGCAACGGGTGGCTTTTCACACTGCCCGTATGGTGGAAGGCTTGAATCAGGCTTCTCCGGTATTTCAGAATACCGTTAATTTCCTTAAAAGTGGCTTGAGCTTTATGGGTGTTTCACCTCTTGTTTCGGTCAAAGGAGCTATGGGGGTAATTGCTATGCGACTTTATCAGGTAGCGTATGCCAAAGCGATTACCGATGCGATCTTGGTAACGGCTTTTATTATGGTTTTTGGGGTTATCCTTACTTTCTTTTTGAAAGAGGAAAGAAAAAACCAGGAAGAAAAAGAAAAATTACCTGTGGCGGAATTTTAA
- the nrfD gene encoding NrfD/PsrC family molybdoenzyme membrane anchor subunit, producing the protein MKSSIRLTKAWYGVLVILMALGGWAIIERIRGGLAVTNLTSTTPWGAWVAFYIFFVGLSAGSFLLSTMIFVFKMEQYEKIGRDALLVAILSMVLAMCFILIDLGRMERFWHALRYWNFTSILAWEVRFYVVYIGLLMAELYFSMRQDLIRVAQGSGWQAALARFLTFGSTDLTAASKQRDHRLLKILGSIGIPVAIFGVHGGTGTLFAVAKARPFWNSGLFPVIFVVSALVSGTALLLAIYVIRSKVVGREVDKEMVKSLAGLLTLFLFIDLGLEFYEFFVGAYGLQYTELATIETIFRSPFSWSFWWIQLFLGVVVPLFIFFHPRLKESVNAIALAAILVVIGILGVRFNIVVPALIVPVLPGLPWGYYYPTLVEWLSSLGIVAFGLFLYTVAIKALPIDTVEELREGK; encoded by the coding sequence GTGAAAAGCAGCATACGATTGACTAAAGCCTGGTATGGGGTACTCGTTATATTAATGGCGCTCGGTGGCTGGGCGATTATCGAACGAATTCGAGGCGGTTTGGCCGTTACTAATTTGACCAGTACTACGCCCTGGGGAGCCTGGGTAGCCTTTTATATCTTTTTTGTGGGTTTAAGTGCCGGTTCTTTTCTTCTCTCGACTATGATTTTTGTGTTTAAAATGGAACAATATGAGAAAATTGGTCGGGATGCTTTGCTGGTTGCCATTCTCAGCATGGTTTTAGCTATGTGTTTTATTTTGATAGATTTGGGAAGAATGGAGCGCTTCTGGCATGCTTTACGTTACTGGAATTTCACCAGTATCCTGGCCTGGGAAGTTCGGTTTTATGTAGTTTATATTGGTTTATTAATGGCTGAACTTTATTTTTCCATGCGACAGGATTTAATTCGGGTTGCTCAAGGCAGTGGGTGGCAAGCAGCTTTAGCCCGTTTTCTTACCTTTGGCAGTACCGACCTGACCGCTGCTTCCAAACAGCGGGACCATCGTTTGTTGAAAATATTAGGTTCAATAGGAATTCCCGTTGCTATTTTTGGAGTCCACGGCGGAACGGGAACGCTTTTCGCAGTAGCCAAGGCTCGACCTTTTTGGAATAGCGGGCTTTTTCCGGTAATCTTTGTGGTTTCGGCTTTGGTTTCGGGAACCGCGTTATTACTGGCAATTTATGTGATCCGGAGCAAAGTGGTGGGGCGTGAGGTAGATAAGGAAATGGTTAAGTCCCTGGCGGGACTCTTAACCCTTTTTCTATTTATCGATTTAGGCTTGGAATTTTACGAATTTTTTGTGGGCGCCTATGGACTCCAATATACGGAACTGGCTACCATCGAAACTATTTTTCGGAGTCCGTTTTCCTGGTCGTTCTGGTGGATACAGCTGTTTCTGGGAGTAGTTGTTCCACTGTTTATTTTCTTTCACCCCAGGCTGAAAGAATCGGTAAATGCTATTGCCCTGGCGGCTATTTTGGTGGTAATCGGCATTTTAGGCGTACGGTTTAATATTGTGGTACCCGCTTTAATTGTCCCGGTGTTGCCGGGATTGCCCTGGGGTTATTATTATCCTACGCTTGTTGAATGGCTTAGTAGTTTAGGAATAGTGGCTTTCGGTCTGTTTTTATATACAGTGGCAATTAAAGCATTACCAATAGATACCGTTGAAGAATTAAGGGAGGGAAAATAA
- a CDS encoding aspartyl-phosphate phosphatase Spo0E family protein translates to MGKVDKIEVARNILYNAARMNMNKEIILKISQKIDQYIVEHFNKNRSQKDILGKEQIGK, encoded by the coding sequence GTGGGTAAAGTGGATAAAATTGAAGTTGCCAGAAATATCTTATATAACGCCGCCAGAATGAACATGAATAAAGAAATTATCCTAAAAATTAGTCAAAAAATAGATCAGTACATAGTGGAACATTTTAACAAAAACAGAAGTCAAAAAGACATTTTGGGAAAAGAGCAGATTGGCAAATAG
- a CDS encoding sensor histidine kinase, with protein MKFWKRIKIKVLAFGILMSIIPLVSLAYLNVRAAEKDLLVSIQQRNTDLVKGIAMDIGQLISEIEDKISAAGNVFGEALLQQNRESQEKFLYIFLRDIPAVEDISLLDERGREVARVSKREVITPQKLSQVDPELLSKEGMVKSYQTADRRTMVSLIIPVKSLLTREIKGGFYVQVNLRPVMNTVLAKYGNQDGDIFVVNNDGKLIAHEDFSQVLRQTPVNSSLAVRRFMEGKEYEGTLPLRYVSFNGEKVLGVYAPIKKLGWAAVMEIPVREAYKPITALKFKFLIITFFVVVLVVITSILFALRFTKPIEVLEQGARRVAAGDLNFVLPKTTDDEIGQLVDAFNFMTQQIKQKSAELIQTEKMAALGLLAAGVAHEINNPLATVSAYAEDLLERIAEEDVRELHRSGELARYLQVIGKQIERCKKITGSLLNFARQPAGHMIDINLNELLEDTLALVNHRIKQLGIQVEKEFNVDLPVVKGDLSQLQQVLLNIIGNALDAMETTGGRLKLVTEKREKDLVIKIIDTGTGIAQEELKRVFDPFYTTKPLGKGTGLGLSICYGIVKEMKGDIQISSSLGKGTTVTIILPMERKEGEKDEGNN; from the coding sequence ATGAAATTTTGGAAAAGGATAAAAATTAAGGTTTTAGCCTTTGGTATTCTTATGTCCATTATACCTCTGGTGTCACTGGCCTATCTAAATGTTCGGGCAGCCGAAAAGGATTTACTGGTATCCATTCAGCAGCGGAATACTGATCTGGTAAAAGGAATAGCTATGGATATCGGTCAGTTGATTTCCGAAATAGAAGATAAAATTTCCGCTGCCGGTAATGTTTTCGGGGAAGCGCTTTTGCAGCAGAACCGGGAAAGCCAGGAAAAATTCCTTTATATCTTTTTACGGGATATACCGGCCGTTGAAGATATTAGTCTTCTGGACGAGCGGGGAAGAGAAGTTGCCCGGGTTTCCAAACGGGAAGTAATTACTCCCCAAAAACTGTCCCAAGTAGATCCGGAACTCTTAAGCAAAGAAGGAATGGTCAAAAGCTATCAGACTGCTGACCGGCGAACCATGGTCAGTTTAATTATCCCGGTGAAAAGTTTGTTGACCCGGGAAATTAAAGGTGGTTTTTATGTTCAGGTTAATTTAAGGCCTGTTATGAATACCGTCCTGGCCAAGTACGGTAACCAAGACGGCGACATTTTTGTGGTTAATAATGATGGGAAATTAATTGCCCATGAAGATTTCAGTCAGGTTTTAAGACAAACTCCGGTAAACTCCAGCCTTGCTGTCCGCCGTTTTATGGAAGGAAAGGAATATGAAGGTACGTTGCCTTTAAGATATGTTTCTTTTAACGGCGAGAAAGTATTGGGGGTTTATGCACCTATAAAAAAATTAGGGTGGGCAGCGGTTATGGAAATCCCGGTTCGTGAAGCTTACAAACCCATTACTGCTTTGAAGTTTAAGTTTCTAATAATAACATTTTTTGTGGTAGTGTTGGTTGTGATAACCAGTATTCTTTTTGCTTTGCGTTTTACGAAACCTATTGAAGTTTTAGAACAGGGAGCCAGGCGGGTGGCTGCCGGAGACCTGAACTTTGTTTTACCCAAAACTACCGATGATGAAATCGGGCAATTGGTAGATGCTTTTAACTTTATGACGCAACAGATAAAACAAAAATCTGCAGAACTTATTCAAACGGAAAAAATGGCGGCTTTAGGGTTACTGGCTGCCGGAGTAGCCCATGAAATTAATAACCCTTTAGCTACTGTTTCGGCTTATGCTGAAGACCTGTTGGAGAGGATTGCTGAAGAAGATGTAAGGGAGCTTCACCGCTCCGGGGAATTGGCGAGATACTTACAGGTAATCGGTAAACAGATCGAAAGGTGTAAAAAAATTACCGGAAGTTTGTTAAATTTTGCCAGACAACCTGCCGGTCATATGATTGACATAAATCTTAACGAATTGCTGGAAGATACTTTGGCCCTGGTTAATCACCGGATTAAACAACTTGGCATTCAGGTTGAGAAGGAATTTAATGTAGATTTGCCTGTGGTTAAAGGGGACCTCTCCCAGCTACAACAGGTTTTGCTCAATATTATCGGTAATGCTCTGGATGCTATGGAAACAACAGGAGGACGGCTTAAACTGGTTACTGAAAAAAGAGAAAAAGATTTAGTAATTAAAATAATCGACACCGGAACAGGCATTGCCCAGGAGGAGCTGAAGAGAGTTTTTGATCCTTTCTATACTACAAAACCGTTGGGTAAAGGTACCGGACTGGGACTATCCATTTGTTACGGTATTGTTAAAGAAATGAAGGGGGATATCCAAATTAGCAGCAGTTTAGGTAAGGGAACAACGGTAACTATTATTTTGCCGATGGAGCGGAAAGAAGGTGAGAAAGATGAAGGAAACAATTAA
- a CDS encoding sigma-54-dependent transcriptional regulator, protein MKETIKVLVVDDEENFRDLLIQRLTRKGYEVKGAATGEEALQFLKEETFHLAIFDIKMPGIDGIELLQRARQLDENLQVIILTGHGTIESAIGAMKLGAYDYLTKPCNLAELEITLQKAYEKRQLLEENLGMKEVLLRDRSSKVIVGKSKAITRVLELAKKVAASDSPVLIEGESGTGKELIVNAIHQWSSRAQQPLIAINSGALPAQLLESELFGYEKGAFTGAITTKIGLIESAHRGTLFLDEIGEMELGLQVKLLRFLETGEFRRVGDIRLRKVDVRVIAATNRNLEEEVAKGNFREDLYYRLNVIKIRVPPLRERKEDIPLLVEYFLQKAGNGVKKELTPEALQALMSYDYPGNVRELFNILERGLLLSTGDKIQKEDLFGCLPREEAPKKIYTLEEMEKRYIKQVLEAVQWNKTKAAELLGISVRNLYRKIEEYQLKK, encoded by the coding sequence ATGAAGGAAACAATTAAAGTTCTGGTAGTTGATGATGAGGAAAATTTTCGGGATTTGCTTATTCAACGGTTAACCCGGAAAGGCTATGAAGTTAAGGGAGCGGCAACCGGTGAAGAGGCTCTCCAATTTTTAAAGGAAGAAACTTTTCATTTAGCAATTTTTGATATTAAGATGCCGGGAATTGATGGAATAGAACTGCTGCAACGGGCCAGGCAATTAGATGAAAATCTTCAGGTGATTATCCTTACCGGGCACGGTACCATAGAATCGGCTATTGGAGCGATGAAGCTTGGGGCGTATGATTATTTAACCAAACCCTGTAATCTGGCAGAGCTGGAAATTACCCTGCAAAAAGCTTACGAGAAAAGGCAGTTACTGGAAGAAAATTTGGGGATGAAAGAAGTTTTGCTAAGGGATAGAAGTTCCAAAGTAATTGTAGGTAAAAGTAAAGCCATTACCAGGGTGCTGGAGTTAGCGAAAAAGGTGGCGGCTTCCGACTCACCGGTGCTGATTGAGGGAGAAAGCGGTACCGGTAAGGAATTAATTGTCAATGCGATTCACCAGTGGAGTAGTAGAGCCCAACAACCGTTAATAGCTATCAACTCCGGAGCCCTACCGGCCCAACTTCTGGAAAGCGAGCTCTTCGGTTATGAAAAAGGGGCTTTTACCGGAGCCATAACTACAAAAATCGGTTTAATTGAAAGCGCTCACCGCGGGACTCTGTTTTTAGATGAAATCGGGGAAATGGAACTGGGATTACAGGTAAAACTTTTGCGGTTTCTGGAAACCGGTGAATTCCGGCGAGTTGGTGATATACGCTTACGCAAAGTGGATGTTCGGGTAATAGCGGCTACCAACCGGAATCTGGAGGAAGAAGTGGCGAAAGGTAATTTCCGGGAAGATTTATATTACCGGCTGAATGTTATTAAGATACGGGTTCCGCCTCTGCGGGAGCGAAAAGAAGATATTCCCTTACTGGTTGAGTACTTTTTGCAAAAGGCGGGTAACGGGGTAAAAAAGGAACTTACTCCGGAGGCTTTGCAGGCACTTATGAGTTACGATTATCCCGGGAATGTTCGGGAACTTTTCAATATCCTGGAACGGGGGCTGTTGCTCAGCACCGGGGATAAAATCCAAAAGGAAGACCTTTTTGGCTGTCTTCCCCGGGAAGAGGCACCGAAGAAGATTTATACTCTGGAAGAAATGGAAAAAAGATATATTAAACAGGTTTTAGAGGCGGTTCAATGGAATAAAACCAAGGCCGCCGAACTTTTAGGAATTAGCGTCCGCAATCTTTATCGTAAAATTGAGGAATACCAATTAAAGAAATAA